The stretch of DNA ttccatagttgtggtccttttattgaaaaggcagtctgggcaaaagatgttctacggaatggaacacaacagttgccttttgacactgctcgggtggtagatctggtaccactttgcagtcttgtaattgccttgcagagcaattggggagcagagttatgcaagcatttaaaaaccagtttgactgtgtgtaacaaaataaaattggtaaaacttaaaatattgtatttggttaaaatttggcaatgatgatatcgtatactcttcttgtctagaactttcaaggtgcggttataaagacactcaatggtcttgattgatgactggtgtgcctgggaccatgtggttaagccataagatatgtgtgacagaatcattgcattcataaaagtaaaagcacagctaagagttaagcagtgtcttataatcttaaaacagcctaggtttgccttcagggttttacacattttcttaatgtgacttttaaaattcagctgatagtctatgattatgcccaaatatttgacttcaggtacttgttcaatgacctcctcattaatttttatattcaggtttgtttgaggtagcttttttatggagaagcagacagagttagtctttttagtgtttagggttaaacaggatgactccagccaagatgctattttgtctaattgagcatttaacttctcagcaactagagtacaggtcttacctgatgtatataccactgtgtcatccgcatacatctgtaaatctatatctgtgcatacatctggtaggtcattgatgtatagactgaatagtataggtcccaagacactaccctgaggtatccctgtttctattttgcggaaggaagatctcacattattaatggtgacacattgttcacggccctttagatatgactcaaaccaggacaatgactgtttggataaattgaatttagttagttttgaaattaaaatgtcatgattgactgtatcaaatgctttttttaagtctaGAAATACTGCACCGACCACCTGTCCTTTGTCAAGAGAATGTTTGATCCTTTCAGTTAAAAAACAAGTGGCAGATTCTGTAGAATGGTTATGTCTGAATCCGAATTGTAGGGGAGTCAAATAGTGATTTGTCTCAAGGTGGTGCATTAGTTGTTCCGAAACAATCTTCtccaggactttagataaaactggaagaaggctgataggtctatagttagatgtcattccagcatcaccagattttaaaagtggtattacctgtgcagttttccatccatctgggaattgcccagttttaatggaaatattaataagatgggtaagaggctgtataaggatgccgctatattttttaagaaaagctgTGTCTAGGTTATAAATATCCTTTGAGTATGTGGTGTTTAGGTCATGTATGACATTTAGGACAGTTGTCTGACTAACCTCCTTGAGCTGAAATGAGCTGTCTTGTTCATTAGGTATGTCTGTTGTTTGATCATCATTAGTCCTACAAGAGAAACCAGAGGAAAGGTTTTTGACAGATTCTATAAAGAATTTATTGAACTCATTTGAGACTTGTGTACAATCAGTAATGATTTTGTCTCCTACTTTAAGTTTATATTGGGTTTGGGTGGTGTTACCCTCTGGGTTTAATAGGCTGTGTAGTAGTTTCCAGATCATTTTGCCATTTCCTTTGGCCTCTAATAGCATGTGGATGTAGTAGTTTGATTGGGACATTCTGAGCTGTTTAACTACTTGATTACGCAAGcctttaaatattttcaaatcaGTGTCACTACGAGTTTTGACAAAAGTTTTTAAGGCATAATCTCTCTTTTTCATTAATTTCCGGATATCATCATTAATCCATGGTAATTGAAATTTTCTGTGggatttttttcgctttctaataaATGTATCAATAATGCGTCCGATAGTAGACATTAGCTGATTACAACAGGCGTGTACTTGGTCATGTTGTTGGAGCTCGTCCCAATTAATACCCTTTAATTCGTTTTCAAAAGCAGTTGTTGATTGGCGAGGGATCTCAAGTTTAAAAGTTTTCTGATCTTGATTTTTAAACCTTGTCAGacgtgtctttgtgagttttctTGCAGCTAATGTCAGATTATGGTCTGACAAGCCGGTGACTAGATTGTACGTTTTTACGATTCTGTCAGGCTTGTTTGTGAAGATTAAATCAATTAGTGTCTGAGTGTTTTTAGTGATACGTGTGGGGGTTTCTATCTTCTGACTAAAGTCATGTTTAGATGTGAGGTCTTTTAGTTTTTTTCTGCAGTGTTTGTCTAGCCAGTTTAAGTTAAAGTCTCCGAAGACAAGTACTTCACTGTTATTCTTAAAATTCTTAAACAGTACATCTAAGTCTTCGCATAGCGTTCCAACGCATGCAGATGGAGGGCTGTATACCACCAATACATtgaattgcatattttgtgatagTGTGACATTAATACATAAACATTCAGTAGATACATCAGCAGTCAGGGGAATTTCCTTTGCATTAAGTGAGTCCTTGACATATATCAGTACACCCCCTCCCCTTCCCACAGTTCGGTCCCTTCTAAAACATTTATATCCCGGAACACTGATTATGCTGGTTAAAATGCTATCATGCAGCCACGTTTCACTAATGCATAGAAAATCAAGATTAGACTCCGACAGTAATAATCTGATTTCATCACACTTGGGAACTAGGCTTCGGATGTTTAAGTGACCTCCCAAAATACCTTTGGGTTTCACTGCAGGATCCCAAATCACTTTAGCATGATTAACAGTTTGAAAAAGCAAAGTCTGTTTCTGCTTCGTCTGTGCTTGTGTTTGGAGTGTTCCTTTTTTACCTTGCGGCCCGCGCTTCTCCAGCTGGGCGCCGTACGTGCAGTCCCCCCCGAAGAAGCACCCGCCGCGCAGGGGCGCCCGGTCCACGGCGCGCTCCCGGCATTGTCCGGCCTCCGCCCTGGGCACCACCTGGTCAATCCTCTCCTCGATGAAGTTGCACTCCTCCGGCGTGAAGATGCTCCTCCGCAGGACGCCGCTCTTCACCTGCGGGGCTTCCAGCTCCCGGAGGTCGGCGCCGTCTTCGCCGCTCTCGCACTCGCCGTCGTCGCACTCGCCGTCGTCGTACTCGCGGTGCCGGCGTTTCCGCCCGCTCCCGTTATCCGTCTCGTGCTCGTCCCTGTGCGGCGGCACCGACCTCGGCTTCTCCCTCAGGTCGGCGCAACCGCTTATATGCCAGCATGGTACCTTTTTCAATTAGTTAGTACCTCTGTACTTTATTagcaccagtataccgtacaaccctacttttaTGTTCGAGCGTTTTCCATCAGGCATACTTGGCTTTGTTGGAATTGAAATTTGTAACATTATCCAAAGGCAGTTTGAAACATGGTTTAATAGCACAGCTTTTTCAACAGCAACAAGCTAGTGCATTTACGAAAAGAGCCTCGAGATCCGCGGACGGCCTCAATTTTGCGCAAAAGAAGCAGGTGTGAAATGTCACTTGATAAATGACAGGGCAAAAACGTATTCCTGGCCGATTTCGGAAGGTTTCAATTGATATTTTAATGATGTCACAATTATTTTTAGCccaattttaaacaatttatttcaaattaatttattccagTACAAAACATTCACCGAATTATATTTAAGTTTTACAATggataaaaataatttaatatgaataaaaaaatgtgaaaatatgTTGTGACAGGAATGGGGGGTTAGAGGGCTCTAAATAAAACTCTGTTTAGGACCCCATTTTACTCTGGCAACTCGTAAATAACATTTGACACATGACTATTCTATTGTTTGCTAAAGACAAATGTTAGAAGTTTATATGTTTTTATGATGCCATCAATGTGCGGATtgtgtagatcagtgtttttcaaccactgtgccgcggcagtgaaatacactgcaaaaactgaaatctaagtaagattaaatatctcaaataagggtgatatttgcttattttctgtcagataagataattcttctcactaagcagattttatgttagagtgttttacttgttttaagggttttggtcctaaatgatctcagtaagatattacagcttgttgctgagatgttatgacctatattgagtaaaacatgcttgaaactagaatatcaactgttgcaaagctgtgtcatcaactctcaaaagtataaaactacttttttaaagtaatcatttcttatttcaagcatgaaaaaaaaaaaaatcatgatgccgagcgcatatcactatgtcaagataatggcactagcatttacttaatttaacaatatttttcaacatattgagcaaaaaggtctcttttttttctaccaagaaaagtgcacatgttattagtgagaatatacgtattttaaggtatttttgggttcattgaggttagctaattttacttgttttggaaagtcttgacaagccgaattttcttgttctattggcagatatttttgcttagttcaaataaaataataaaatgtatattttactgcgatgaggtggcgaattgtccagggtgtaccccgccttccgcccatgtgcagctgagataggctccagcaacccctccgaccccgaacgggacaagcggtagaaaatgaatggatggatggatgggttaaaaatattttttgcaaaccagtaattatagtctgcaaatgatgtgttgttgttgagtgtcggtgctgtctagagatcggcagagtaaccgtgtaatacccattcatatcagtaggtggcagccggtagctaattgctttgtagatgtcggaaacagcgggaggcagcgtgcaggtaaaaaggtgtctaatgttttaaccaaaaataaacaaaaggtaagtgcccctaagaaaaggcattgaagcttagggaaggctatgcagaacgaaactaaagctgaactggctgcaaagtaaacaaaaacggaatgctggacgacagcaaagacttactgtggagcaaagacggcgtccacaatgtacatccgaacatgatatgacaatctacaatgtccccacaaagaaggataaaaacaactgaaatattcttgattgctaaaacaaagtagatgcgggaaatatcgctcaaagaaagacatgaaactgctacaggaaaataccaacaaaacaggaaaagccaccaaaataggagcgcgagacaagagctaaacactacacacaggaaaacagcaaaaaggtcaaaataagtcatggcgtgatgcgacaggtcgtgacagtacacctactttgagacaagagctatagtgatgcatgcttggttatggtttaaaggcctactgaaattatttttttttatttaaacgggaatagcagatccattctatgtgtcatacttgatcatttcgcgatattgccatatttttgctgaaaggatttagtagagaaaatcgacgataaagttcgcaacttttgctcgctgataaaaaaaagccttgcctgtaccggaagtagcgtgacgtcacaggagctagtattcctcacaattccccgttgtttacaatggagcgagagagattcggaccgagaaagtgatgattacaccattaatttgagcgaggatgatagattcgtggatgaggaacgttacagtgaatgacttgagaggcagcgatggacgtatcttttttcgctctgaccgtaacttaggtacaagctggctcattggattccacactctcctttttctattgtagatcacagatttgtattttaaaccacctcggatactatatcctcttgaaaatgagagtcgagaacgcgaaatggacattcagtgccttttatctccacgacagtacatcggcgaaatgctttagctacgagctaacgtgatagcatcttgctttaactgcatatagaaacaaaataaataaacccctgacgggaagtatagatagaaaatcaacaatactattaaaccgtggacatgtaaatacacggttaatgctttccaggctggcgaaggttaacaatgctgtgctaacgacgccattgaagctaacttagcaaccagactgcacagagctatgctaaaaacattagctctccacctacgccagccagacctcatttgctcatcaacacccgtgctcacctgcgttccagcgatcggcagaaggacgaaggacttcacccgatgcgtttggcggcccggagacgtaggaagtcaaggtgaagtcggcggctagcgcggctagcgctccaacaaagtcctcctggttgtgttgctgtagtccgctgctaatacactgatcccacctacaactgtcttctttgcagccttcattgttcattaaaaaaattgcaaaagatgtccagaatactgtggaattatgaaatgaaaacagagctttttgtataggattctacggggtaccataacttccgttactcagacttcgtcacgcgcatacgtcatcataccgcgatgtttcagccggatatttcccgggaattttaaaatgtcactttataagttaacctggccgtattggcatgtgttgcaatgttaagatgtcatcattgatatataaactatcagactgcgtggtcggtagtagtggctttcagtaggcctttaaagtcatatccaacaattgcgacaacgactttttactgtcaactgtcattgttttttttaatgatttctgctggtggtgtgcctcaggattttttcaacgcaaaaaatgtgccttggctcaaaaaaggttgaaagacACTGGTGTAGTAGTGATTTGAACACAAACACAAATTGATGAAAACCGAAGGTCGTTGGAAGAAAACTATTCTGGGCACTGTGGAGATTTTCAGTCTGGCTTACATTACACACTTGTCACCATCTCTGATTTTCCTGTGTGACGCTCCCCCCATCCACATGTCAGTGTTAAAATATGACCCGAGCTCTGTCTCTGTCACACCTCTTTCACCTCACTTGTCACATACGCCACTCAGGACCGGGTCCAATTTCCTGTGGCTCATCTTGTCCGACTGACCCCTTCCCCCTGCCGCCGCCCACTCCTTTTCCTTTCTCATTCCACTGAGCCTATTTGGCCGCAAACAAGGCAAGTTGCTCATACCGGCGAGAGATTGCCAGCCTCTCTGAACCTTGTCGCCACGCCTGGTGTTAAGCCGCTCAAGTCTCATTTTCTTTGTGGCTCGCTGAGAAGCGACCAATGCGTCCCTTTTTGGAGAAGATTTTTCACAAGATCTTTGCTGGAGTGTGTCAGTGGGATCCAAAACAATATTTGTGAGGTCAGCGGTTGGCTCACTATCACTGTTCTAGTTTGTTCCTAAGTTTTTTTatggggaactgcacatttttgggaattttgcctattattgacaatctttatgagagacaggaacagttttttttttaatgcattctaactcgtaaataaatgtaaataaaagtctgtttaCAATTGAGTCAATGGGaggccctctaaataaccatctaatacagacctgggcaaattaaggcccgggggccacatgcgacccgttaaaggcctactgaaatgagattttcttatttaaacggggatagcagatccattctatgtgtcatacttcggtcatttcgcgatattgccatatttttgctgagaggatttagtagagaacatcgacgataaagttcgcaacttttggtcgctgataaaaaagccttgcctgtaccgaaagtagcgtgacgtcacaggttgtggagctcctcacatctgcacattgtttacaatcatggccgcaagcagcgagagcgattcggaccgagaaagcgacgatttccccattaatttgagcgaggatgaaagattcgtggatgaggaaagtgagagtgaaggaaacgcgagattgcagctatttcgggtactacacatctcagacggcaagagaacttttgaatgtccgggtcagctgtgattctacttgccgaaaaactttgttcatttgtcgaaggggagacaacgagaatgcgggctcctgtggatgtgataaaagaggtagcgtgtgctttgtattacctggccagcaagggaagactacggaaaacagcgaatgcatttggactggcaaagcagactgtatcagttattgcccgccatgtatgtcgcggactcaacgtctaggtcaccaaaaacgaatggacaatgaaggtgaaggcaaaagagtgaggagtgtcccgaCCAGATATATAGATCCCAAGAttaattgatgtaaaatgttctttatcacattgtttattttcactagcccattaaagatttgattaatttatgatggctcaggtgtgattcagcAACggcgcactggattccagttaccgtatttttcggactataagtcgcagtttttttcatagtttggtcgggggtgcgacttatactcaggagcgacttatgtgtgattgggggcgtggttatttacagctagaattcaccaactcgagtatttcatatacatatatatatatatatatatatatatatatatatatatatatatatatatatatatatatatatatatatatatatatatacatatatacatatatatatatatatatatatatacatatatatatatatatatatatatacatatatacatatatacatatatatacatatatacatatatatatatatatatatatatatatatatacatatatatatatatatatatatatatacatatatatatatatatatatatatatatatatatatatatatatatatatatatatatatatatatgaaatacttgactttcagtgaattctagctatatatatatatatatatatatatatatatatatatatatatatatatatatatatatatatatatatatatatatattttttttttttaatttattttatttacatagaaaaaaataaaaaatacttgaatttcagtgttccggtggctatccattagatggcagtattgtcctgtttaacttctccgttcatgatgagtatatcatttcggccaccgtgttcaatggagaagtctgacaaaatttttttgtgggaaagcggacatgagaacaggctgtccccactcagtctcaggtccgcattgagctggagggggcgtggcctccagctccggctgaataccgggagtttgtcgggagaaaatctctgccgggaggttgtcgggagaggcgctgaataccgggattctcccgctaaaaacgggagggttggcaagtatggtatagcatgttctatatgttatagttattcgaatgactcttaccataatatgttacgttaacataccaggcacgttctcagttggttatttatgcctcatataacgtacacttattcagcctgttgttcactattctttatttattttaaattgcctttcaaatgtctattcttggtgttgggttttatcaaataaatttccacaaaaaatgcgatttatactccagtgcgacttatatatgtttttttccttccttattatgcattttcggccggtgcgccttatactccggagcgacttatactccgaaaaatacggtatatgagtacgtattttctattgtttcattgaaaataaaacagcaaagtccatttggctgtcatctgttttttaTATGAGACACATTtgcgtcaaagtcatgatttttttttttcatgcttgaaataagaaattattactttgaaaaagcagctttacacttgtgagtgttgatgacacagctttgcaacagttgatattctggttccgcgcatgcgtactaggtcgcattgcgccagcggacggaggggggaaatgggtcttaaacggtggcatcgtgtgtgtgtgtggacaaggataaggttaggtgggatatagcctggataagcttagtgtagaaggggctttAGAAGCATACAGTATGTTAGCCAACAATGTCTTTTGATTTAATAAAGAATTGAGACCGCGATTGTTGGCAGTAGTTTTCGGCGATGAATCATTCATCGCACAAGTCTTCAAGCACGTGTGCACTGACTATCTTTCACTCGTCCAGGTCCCGAAAACCTTCTGCTGAGCTGAATTAATGTGTCACGGCCCTGAAGCAGAAATGTCAAAATTGCTTGCCTCTTTCTCCAATGCTCTATCTCCATTGTGCAGCGCGGCCAAGCGTCTCCGACAGACCTCATCCGCACTGTAGGCCATACATGAGTGGACAGGGGAAGAAAGGAGGCAGTTTTTAATCCAATATTACCAGTGCGGCGGCATCGCTGTGGAAAAttactgcttttttttttgcatgagcGAGATGAAAGTCGTTGGCCTTATTCTGCCTTTGGGCGGTCCGGATTTAAGTTTTGCACTTCCTGCGATTCCCTGATGGCCTGGCAGCATCAAAGCAACTGATTCATCAGCGCGAACATTTGTCAACACGCTGATTTGTGAAGGAATGGAAAGGTAAGTCAAATAAACTGTAATATTAGCGGTACAACTTCTGCAAGTTGGCAGTAGACTGCgctcagatgttttttttttttctttcaaaggtTTTCGCAAAGATCCTGTTGGCAGCCGACATCCCTTTGCAGAGCACTGATGGATTAGAGACCGGCAGTTCAGACCCTGCGAGCGGACTTCAGAGTGGTGGATGTGGTGCTCAGGCCAACACATGCTTGGTGAAGATGAAACTTGGATTAcccactgttagaataattgtttcgaaatgatcacaaaaactttgtattacattgagttcctgacaagaagacaaaagctgtgttTGAAACCTGCCAAGAGTaaagctcgtaaaactccactgtgtaggggtggggggggggaagcaagatgaaggtgttcctatgttctttcatgtatggtaatcaacagatgttgttctggcccaaggacttcagagcggagagatgacaggatctgcccaatttccagacgacctctttttgaagtattttacgaactctttttgaactattttatggaactctttctgaactgacctttcctgtgtATTGTTTATGactttttctgtgaactttttgcgacctttgtcctttggaaacaaatgtggtcggggagggtccaaaataaaagaaggaggcgtgcaatcttttggcagagcgtgctggagactgtacaagagtacagtgtgtccaggcgtgtctcctcaattgagtccaaatttaattctgtctctgtttaattctttgcctcttgtcttgtttaaaggcctactgaaacccactaccaccgaccacgcagtctgatagtttatatatcaatgatgaaatcttaacattgcaacacatgccaatatggccgggttaacttataaagtgcaattttaaatttcccgctaaacttccggttgaaaacgtctttgtatgacgACGTacgcgagtgacgtcactagttaaacggaagtattggtacacctttgaatccaatacaaaaaagctctgttttcatctcaaaattccacagtaatttgggcatctgtgttggtaaatcttttgcaatttgtttaatgaacaatgaagactgcaaagaagaaacatgtaggtgggatcggtgtattagcggctggctgtagtaacacaaccaggaggaatttgacttggatagcagacgcgctagccgacgctagccggcgaccgcacggatgatcgggtgaagtccttcgtccttccgtcgatcgctggaacgcaggtgagcatgggtcgtgatgagcagatgagggctggctggcgtaggtggagtgctaatgtttttatcatagctctgtgaggtcccgttgctaagttagcttcaatggcgtcgttagcaacagcattgttaatcttcgccaagctggaaagcattaaccgtgtatttacatgtccatggtttaatagtattgttgattttctgtctatccttccagtcaggggtttatttcttttgttcatatctgcatttgagcctgatgctatcacgttagctccgtagctaaagtgtttcgccgacgtattgtcgtggagataaaagtcactgtgaatgttcatttcgcgttctcgactctcattttcaagaggatatccgaggtggtttaaaatacaaatccgtgatccacaatagaaaaaggagaaagtgtggaatccaatgaacccttgtacctaagttacggtcagagcgaaaaaaagatgcgtcctgcactgcactatagtcctatactctcactttcctcatccacaaatctttcatctcgctcaaattaatggggtaatcgtcgctttctcggtccgaatctctctcgcttctggtgtaaacaatggggaaatgtgagcagcactccagcttgtgacgtcacgctacttccggtaggggcaaggcttttttttatcagcgaccaaaagttgcgaactttatcgtcgttgttctctactaaatcctttcagcaaaaatatggcaatatcgcgaaatgatcaagtatgacacatagaatggatctgctatccccgtttgaataaaaaaaaatcatttcagtaggcctttaatagatatcatcagtgtttgaacctgacacccacAAGTCTCCAGGCATGTTGCGTTCAAGTAGGAA from Entelurus aequoreus isolate RoL-2023_Sb linkage group LG01, RoL_Eaeq_v1.1, whole genome shotgun sequence encodes:
- the LOC133649567 gene encoding RNA demethylase ALKBH5-like, whose translation is MSNLPCLRPNRLSGMRKEKEWAAAGGRGQSDKMSHRKLDPVLSGVCDNGCADLREKPRSVPPHRDEHETDNGSGRKRRHREYDDGECDDGECESGEDGADLRELEAPQVKSGVLRRSIFTPEECNFIEERIDQVVPRAEAGQCRERAVDRAPLRGGCFFGGDCTYGAQLEKRGPQGLMMIKQQTYLMNKTAHFSSRRLVRQLS